The nucleotide sequence CTTGTTGTTCTTCGGTTACGGCTTCGTACTCGCGAGCGACGATCGGTTCCGCACCGCGATGCGCCGCACCGCCGCCGTCGCGTCGGCCGCGGGGCTCGTGCTGTTCGCCATGGGGCTCGCGGGCTTCATGATTGGCGGCGATGACAGCCGTGACGCCTTCGTGGAGATGAACCCGACGGCGATAGCCGCGCGGACGGTGTTCGGTGCGGCGGGATGGTGCTGGCTGGTGGCCATCCTGGGCTTGCTGGACCGGCAACGCGTGCGAATACGGGTGACGGCCGGTGACGGGCATGCGTCGGAGTCGGCCACGCCGGCAGGAGGAAGGGCCGGGCAAGGCTCTGCGCAGGGATCGCATGCGCGTCGGGGCCGCCGGGCCTACGCCTACTTCGGACCGGCCGCTCTTCCGTTCTATCTACTCCACCAACCCGTTCTGGTGGCCGTGGCCTACGGTGTCGTCGGATGGGAACTGCCCGCAGGGCTGAAGTACCTGGTGATCGTGGTGGCTTCGCTGGCCCTGACGATGCTGATATACGACCTGTTCGTGCGACGTACCCGGGTCACGCGGCTGTTGTTCGGCATGAGGCCCGCCAGGGCGTGACGCTTCCCGGCGGCGCCCTGCCGATCCGAGTGGTGTGCGGGTGGGCCGCGGGGCCCGCGCGATGCGGGGGTGAATCGGCCGCGGATAAGCGGGATTGATCATTCCCGTTCGCGCGCCGCCGGTTTTATCGATCTCCGTTCGGGATCTTCCTTTTCATGATTGTTTCGTTCCGTGCACGGTCGGCAAGATCGAAATCCGACGCCCTAATTCCTGGGTAAATATCCGGTTGGCGGCGGGATGGGCGGTCGCCGGGATGACCAGAGTACGGACGCGTCGTCGGTCCATAAATTTCATGCAAATCAGGATGATCCGCGCACGCTACGCGCGGCGACGATCATGACGCGGCCATGCATACGAACACCGTGATCCGGTCAGCGTGCAAACCACCGTTCCGGTTGTCGGTCGTTTTGTCGGGGTTCATTGGCGAATCAGGGCAATAAAAGGCCAGGCTTAATAGAAAAGAAACGCTGCGGCTATGGATGTAGATCACCGGTAGTCGGATAGTTGCGCTTGCGTCCGAGTCGTATTTCCCGGCCGGCTCCGCACGCCACCACGGCGCGGGTGCGATGCCCCCTGCCCGGCGGCGTTTTCGCCCTCCCCTTTTCCGTCCCCCAGCGACTCCGAGGAGGCAGACCGTGCGTGGATCTACGCGCGTGAAGTTCGGCGCGGCCATCGCCGCGTTGGCCCTGGCCGCCACTGCCGCATGCAGTACCGACAGCGATGATCCGGAGCCGGACTCCTCCGCCGCTCCGGGCGCGGGCAAGAAGGGCGGGTCGATCACCGTCCAGCTCGGGGAGCCCCAGCACGGTCTGGTCCCCACGAACACCTCGGAGAGCGAGGGCAACGAGGTCCTCAACGCCCTCTTCGCCGGGCTCGTCGACTACGACATCGACACCAACAAGCCGGAGAACCGCGTCGCGGAGTCGATCACCAGCGCCGACAACAAGGTCTGGACGATCAAGATCAAGCCCGACTACACCTTCCACAACGGCGAGAAGGTGACCGCGAGTTCGTTCGTAGACTCCTGGAACTACGGCGCCAACCAGAAGAACGCGCAAGAGGCGATCCCGTTCTTCGACAAGATCGAGGGCTCCGACGAACTCGCCCCGGGGGAAGGCAAAGAGCCCACCGCCGAGACGCTCAAGGGCCTCAAGGTCATCGACGAGACCACCTTCGAGGTCACCCTCAAGGTGCCGTTCGCGCAGTTCCCGAGCATGCTCGGCTACAACGCCTACTACCCGGTGCCGAAGGCGTTCTTCGCCGACCCGAAGGCCTTCGACGACGCCCCCATCGGCAACGGGCCGTTCATGATGGACGGCAAGTGGGAGCACAACCAGCAGATCAAGGTCAAGCGGTACGAAGGCTTCCCCGATCACGACGGCAAGGCGCTGCTCGACGCGGTCACCTTCAAGATCTACGAGAAGCTCGACACCGCGTACAACGACCTGCGCGCCGGCGCGATCGACATCACCGACAAGCTGCCGGTCTCCGCGATGGGCACGGTCCAGAAGGACTTCCCGGGCCGCACCTCCAGCGTCGCCGAGTCGTCGATCGGCTACATCGGCTTCCCCCTCGCGACGAACCCGATCTACGCCAACCCCGATCTGCGCAAGGCCATTTCGATGGCGATCGACCGCAAGACCCTCAACGACAAGATCTTCAGCGGCACCCGGCCGCCGGCCGACGACTTCGTCAGCCCGATCATCCCGGGCTACCGGCAGGGCATCTGCGGTGAGGCGTGCACCTACAACCCGCAGGCGGCGAAGGACCTGTACGCGAAGGCCGGCGGCCTGCCCGGCAACAAGCTCGAAATCGGCTACAACACCGACGGCGGCCACAAGGACTGGATCGAGGCCGTCGGCAACATGCTCAAGGACAACCTCGGCATCGACGTGACACCGCGTCCGTTCGAGAAGTTCGGGGCCATCCTGGACGCGCTCGACCAGAAGCAGTTCTCCGGCGCGTTCCGCATGGGCTGGACGATGGACTACCCGTCGATCGAGAACTACCTGCGGCCGATCTTCAGCAAGATCGCCATCCAGAACGGCTCGAACCACGCCGGTTACGTCAACGAGGACTTCGAGGCGGCGCTGGCGGCGGCCGACGTCAAGCAGGGCGACGAGGGCATCGCCGCGTACCAGGCGGCCAGCGACATCCTGCTCAAAGATCTGCCCTACATCCCGGTGTTCTTCTACATGAGCTCCAACGCGTGGTCGGACCGGGTCACCAACGTGAGGATCGACGCGCAGAACCGCATGCGCCTCGACCTGGTGTCCCTCACGTAGCCCTCCGCCAGCGACACGGCGGCCGAGGACCGGGTCGTCCCCCCGACAGGTCCGGTCCCGGCCGCCGTCCCGGAGCAGCGCCGCGCGCCCACGCCCGTGCTCCGGGGGACCGCCCCACCGGGAGGGCTCGTGTACCGCTACCTCTTGCGCCGGCTGCTCCAGGCGATTCCCGTCCTGATCGGTACGACGCTGCTCATCTACACCATGGTGTACTTCCTGCCGGGCGACCCCGCGCGGGCGATGGCCGGCGACCGCCGCCAGGACCCCGTCGTCGTCGAGATGATCCGGGACAAATACCACTTCAACGACTCGTTCTTCAGCCAGTACTGGCACTACCTGACAGGCATCTTCCAAGGCGACTTCGGGACGACGGTACGAGGCCGCGCGGTCGGCGACATCATGGCCGAGCGCTTCCCCTGGACGATCAACCTCGCCCTCGTCGCCCTGCTCATCGAGGCGGTCGTCGGCATCGTCGCGGGCATCTTCGCGGCGCTCAACCGGGGCAAGTTCTTCGACAACCTGGTGCTGATCGTCACGCTGATGA is from Yinghuangia sp. ASG 101 and encodes:
- a CDS encoding peptide ABC transporter substrate-binding protein, with amino-acid sequence MRGSTRVKFGAAIAALALAATAACSTDSDDPEPDSSAAPGAGKKGGSITVQLGEPQHGLVPTNTSESEGNEVLNALFAGLVDYDIDTNKPENRVAESITSADNKVWTIKIKPDYTFHNGEKVTASSFVDSWNYGANQKNAQEAIPFFDKIEGSDELAPGEGKEPTAETLKGLKVIDETTFEVTLKVPFAQFPSMLGYNAYYPVPKAFFADPKAFDDAPIGNGPFMMDGKWEHNQQIKVKRYEGFPDHDGKALLDAVTFKIYEKLDTAYNDLRAGAIDITDKLPVSAMGTVQKDFPGRTSSVAESSIGYIGFPLATNPIYANPDLRKAISMAIDRKTLNDKIFSGTRPPADDFVSPIIPGYRQGICGEACTYNPQAAKDLYAKAGGLPGNKLEIGYNTDGGHKDWIEAVGNMLKDNLGIDVTPRPFEKFGAILDALDQKQFSGAFRMGWTMDYPSIENYLRPIFSKIAIQNGSNHAGYVNEDFEAALAAADVKQGDEGIAAYQAASDILLKDLPYIPVFFYMSSNAWSDRVTNVRIDAQNRMRLDLVSLT